The stretch of DNA GACAGGTTAGATAATCATTAAAGTATTGTTTGTTCCAGATGGCTAGGAAAAGAACACAAAGCTGAAAATGGAGagtttcttttgttttattgccATGTGGGTCTTATAGAGATTTTGGAAGCTTAGATGTATGTCAACGGATATATGTCAGTGAATATGAAATGAAGGACTCTATAGAGTTGTCTCTTTTGCAGATCCACTCTCTGTCACTATTTAAGCTGAATACACTTTCCATAATTGCTATACACGCAGGGGAAACCTTCAAACAGCCAATTAAGAAATTCAGTCTGATCTCTAGTTCCAGCCCCACACCAAGTCCTTTTGAGTGGCCTTTTCTCTTTATTAGTGGAAACCTTGGGGAAGGACAAACATATCACCCTCTGATATAAATAGAGACACTAAATATAAAATCGATGACACATAATCCCTGTTTATATATTGTGTCCTGGCATTATATAAAAATTTGGTGCTATAACACTGCTGCACAGCCTAATAGATACTGCATATAAACCACTGTATCATGTGTCAAATTATGTAGCAATAAAAAGAGGCACTGGAATCCTAAATACATCTTTGTTTGAATATAGCACAAAAAAAGTGATAAATGATTATTTTGACTTTACCCTTTTTACTTACCTATCCCTCACCCTGTCATCAGGAGAGttcaaataacaataatatactTAGTATCTTCTCCATTTCCCGCAGCTGCATCTTTgatttacagataaggaggagtttattATATAGGCTGTCTTAAGTATAAAATGGCTCAGGAGCTGGAAGCAGGGGTTAAAGTCAACAGCAGGATTATGTGTTGCCAACCAGCCCTTTCCCAGTACACCTCCAGGTCATATCTTGGTTCCACAGCAAAATGTCAGCACGTCTCGTCCTTAAATGTTCTTTGCACTCTGCTGATTCTGGTGTGTGAAACGGCAAATCTGTAATGTTTCTGAGAGAGGCCCAGAACGGCAGCCATTTTATCTGCATTATATTTAACACTTATATTTTATCACTTCTCTATATACAGGAGTATCACTTCTCTATATACAGGAGTTTATTAAAATACAATACTACTTCTCCTGTTCCTCTCTTTTTTAATATGTGTTTATCTTCATTAGATTCTTACACAACagtgggttgttttttttattcaagcctCCCTTAGGGGTCCTCAGTTGGCTCcaaacaaggttatagatatcaGAAAACACTGAACTACCAGCCagtcagccatagttccaagtaCATCTTGTCCATCTTGGACAGCAAAGTAGTGTTAGACTCAAAATCTCATGCTAAATAATCTTCAATGTGGGCTTCCTAAAATATCTAGGGGAGCAAAAAAGGCCTCCTGCATTCCCATGGTTTGGGAACAAGAAATTGTAAgtgttaaagggaacctgtcaccctaaaaaaataatttcaagttcttttctattgtgtttgtcaagcaaaataaactttaattactccatatattaaaaatataaggcAAGCTTTCTGCCTGTGCTCATGCACTCATTATacagttagatggtgaggagggagggggtgcagtgacatctaggaagggCTGAATGGAGGTAGGACGAAGGCATGGAggtagggcaggcaatatatgaataACAACTAGGATTTTTTAAtagctttataatgggtatggatgtgttaataaaataagaaaattggTTGCATTGGTTACAGCTCtttcaaatgaaatattttatgtctgggtgacaggtccccttaaagggaaacgaaaggtaaagtcacttgggggtgccaaaatgttaggcacccccaagtgactttaaccgcttacctcgtaccccgggctggtgcccctgttgggagaaaacagcaccagcccggggcacctggagcgcagcgcttccgtgttctggcttcctcttcctgaatgccagcggtgggcgcatgcgcagtagagtgaaaagccgactttaatgtttaagttcggcttttctctctactgcgcatgcgcgcgcagcgaaacaagaggaaggaagcgccggcagctaccccgggctggtgctgttccctcctcacaggggcaccagcccggggtaaaaggtaggtggtcaaagtcacttgggggtgcctaacattttggcacccccaagtgactttgactttcttttccctttaaacaaagagCTACATGTGGTGTTGTCCAAACTATTGGAGTCAGGATCATAAAGTGACCTTTGCAGCTGTACAAGGTTCCACCATCTCTGAAAATAGCAGCAATTAGTAAACTCTTAATTGAGCtgactttatttttttgtgtatatattcagTGAAGGTGTATCATGCTTACTGAATGATGGTGGGTGCTAAATTGCTGTGCTGGTTCAGTGAACCCATGACAATCATTGTGCTCAGTTCCTTGTCCAACTTTATTCATGAACTGGGCCAGTTAGCTGACATATTACAGGCTCAAGGCCCAATCATAAAAAACGTGAGACTCAGAAGTCTGTAGAGCCTATCAGCAGGCAGGGGGCTGTAAACATTACTTGGAGGGCTAGATATACCTTATATCCCACCCCCACTCCCCTATTGTACAGCCTTGAGTTAAATAATGGATTGCATGGGTCTGCATAGAGCAGCGCCAGTATATGGTGTTTATGATGGCGACTGGTTGGCAGAATAGTAAATTTTGGTACATCTCTTACATCTCTCCTTCTAGTTTGGAAACACCTGTTACTGTAACTCTGTTCTACAAGCACTTTATTTTTGTCGTCCGTTTCGGGAGAAAGTTTTGGCGTACAAGGTCCAGCCGCGGAAGAAGGAAAGCTTGCTCACGTGCCTGGCAGACCTCTTCAACAGTATTGCCACGCAAAAGAAGAAAGTGGGGGTCATTCCTCCCAAGAAATTTATCTCCAGGCTAAGAAAGGAAAATGGTATGCAGATTTACTTCATTTGCCTAAGCTATAGTGTACTAAGAGGAACAATTCTTGTTATTGAGATCATCTACACATTCTTTTCCTACATAATAGGGTTGGAACTGTTATACTGCTTACCCCTTCCATACATAGCTAGAACAGCTTTACATGCATGTGACTGCTAAATGTGTTGCTCTTTTTGAAATTATATAGAAGAACATACATGTCAAGCATTGGGCCAGCTGCCTCTTACATGCACATTTGTAATATACGTGTGTGTGCGTGAGAAACCCAAAGTGGTTAGCGGCTTTTTCCTGTCTGCATCCAGTATCCAACTTCTCTTGGAAACAATTTGGACCATGACTAATTATTGTTTAGATGGGGCTGAACTACATTTACCCCTCAAGAAAAGCTATATAAAAGATTTATTGTTTTTGGAACCTGCTGTGTGTCAGTAGAAGTAGTTTTATATGAAGCTTTCTTGCATAATttgtttttgtgccaatattTAACCAGTTCATCTGatgcagagatccccaacctttaatatccgtgagcaacatttaaatggaaaaagtgttggggagtaacacaagcatgaaaaaggttcctgggagtTCCAATACGAGCTCTAATTGgcaacttaatagcccctatgtggactgacagcctacagaaggctctgtttggcattatacttggttttatgcaaccaaaacttccctcctaaccaggaattcaaaaataagcacctgctttgaggtcacagggagcaacatccaaggggtcggtgagcaacacgttgctcacgagccgctggttggggaacGCTGATCTAATGTATGTGATTTGTGATATGTGATTTTAGAATGTAATGCTGTCCCCTTGTGGAGACTATAGACTTAGGTTTTTATTCTATAACTGGTTAAACACATATAACATATGTGAGTGTGTAATTCAGATACAGGAAACTGACAGTTCCTTTTTCTAGAATGCATCGGTACTAACAACTGCCCCATTTTGTCCCCCTCCACCACCTTATAGAACTTTTTGATAACTACATGCAACAGGATGCCCATGAATTTCTGAACTACCTTCTGAACACTATAGCTGATTTGCTGCTGGAGGAGAGGAAGCAGGAGAAGCAGAATGGCAAATTACAGAATGGGACCCTGGAGGCCCCAGAGCCTGAAAAGTCTGACCTCACCTGGGTACATGAGATCTTCCAAGGAACACTAACCAATGAAACCCGATGTCTTAACTGTGAAGCTGTGAGTGCCACTATAGCTGGTGGGGTGGTTTGTGCTATGAgtgcaaaatgttttcatttctcTGTTCTATTTGGACCCCCACCTACTAAACCAAGTTTGTAGTTTCTTGTCATCCTTAAGATGgcaacacacaggcagatttcagctaccAATTCAGGTCTTTCAGACGGATTTTGGTGATAGCCAAATCAGTCTGAATGACCCGATTCTGCACCCCCggcgggcctacccgaccaacatctgacctaaaattggccagcTCTTGAtggggcagatttgattttccatcagattgagggccgcattggctcgttgatgttggccatagggccaaatgactgaattatcccaatattgcccacctcggGAAAAGATACACTTGTTTGGCTCTATGACTACAGGGCAGTGTTGCACATTGTTGGTCTGGTCTAACAGGATTATGGATTTGATGTATCTCTAGTCTCCCTGACAAGTGTTTATATATAAGTGGTACAGTTGGGAGCCATGGGAAACCTGGAAGTGTCATGGCATTAGATTAGCCGGCCCTAGCCTGTAACCAACCTTAATAGCAAAAATGTAAGAGTGTAACTACAGATAACTCTTTGTATCCCAATTATGGCACCATTATAGCCTAGACTTGTGGTAAGGTGATATCACTTTAATTATTCAATGTGGGGAATTAAATCACCCTTTACATCTAAGTGTTATTTGTGTGACAGCAGCTGAGCCATACACCCTTCTAAAGATAAAGCTCAGCTCAGCTAAACCACTAAACAACCGCAGGTTTCATCTACTTAATGTAAATGTCATGctgatatttgtggtttttgtgctCTTCTCAAGGTTAGTAGCAAAGATGAAGACTTCCTGGATCTCTCTGTAGATGTGGAACAGAACACTTCTATTACACATTGCTTAAGGTATGTCACATGTTGCCACTAGtttctgttatgggaaaacatgtttttttcaaaacgcatcagttaatagagcttctccattcttttaaaagcacaaacagatttttttatatttaattttgaaatttcgcatggggctagccatattcttctgtTCATTtcccccagggtgccacaaccatgcgacctgtgctctgataaacttcagtcacactttactgctgagctgcaagttggagtgatatcaccccctcccagcagccaatcagcagaacaatgggaatgtagcaagatagcagctcccagtcagaatcagaatagcactcaatagtaagaaatacaagtccggcttgggactcctccagtttcatgggagtaggagaaacaatagttaacctgaaagcagttctaatgtggcgctttctgaaagctcagactcaggcacaatgcactgagatggtgcctacacaccaatattacagctaaagaaatacatttgttggttcatgaataaaattttaaatggtagattgttatttgctatataaacagtgtaatttagaaatacaaagtacaccataaaaatcatgacagtatccctttaagtagcACATAGTGAATATTACCATATCTAAATGATAATTGCACATATGGTAAATCATAAAACACAATATGTCATGTGCATAAAGCCCTCAGATACAGTCATGAATGAAGGTATTGTAGAATATAAACTGTAACATGCAAATGCATTGGGAATTCCACATAATATGGGCTGTATGCCATCTGCAGGCAAATTCACATACCTAGGAGCaagcagtgcagtaacccatagacaCCAGGCAGACGTTGTCTCTCATTATTCTGACTGCACCAGACTGATAAGCTAATTagatgctatgggttattgcagcATGGCCAattttcttctgttttgttttgtttttttcccctcattTTTTGAGTCTTTGATAATTAACGGCAGGAGGAGACCAGTTAAAAGACGAATGTCACTTTGAAATGAACTGTTTCTGTTATGTTCTGTATGTTCTGTTTGTACAGGGGGTTCAGCAACACAGAAACACTATGCagtgaatataaatattattgtGAGCAGTGTCGTAGCAAACAGGAAGCACAGAAAAGGTGAGTCTGAAGCATGCCGCCATGTGATCAGTAAGCTAATGTCTGCTTCTTGCCGCAAatgaaattgtatttgtttataatgcTGGAAGAAAAACTTGAAATCCCAACATATGGCTTCTCAGAGGGATTCAATGAATTATTGGTAAAACTAGCCCCACTAAAAAGGTCTGCGAGGGGGGTGTTGTGCCCACAATGGTGACCTATTTAGACACACGAGCCTTGTGAGCACTGTGTGCCGACAGTCCCTCTCTCATCTCTCCTGGCTTCACATGCTGTCCCAACTTGTGATGAACCCCTCGCACCTCTGGAAACACCGAACGTTAACTTAAAATGGGCAAGCGCTCACAGTGAGCAGGTTCACAACCTGCAGCCCGGCTGAAAAGGTTTGCAAACTCTCCCACCCAGACCCCACTGAAAAAGAGCTCCTGCCAGTCCTCCACATAGCCAACCTTGTGGGACCTATTGGAGGCAGTAAAAGAAAGCAGGACACCAACCACCTTGCAGTGTAAAGGGATAAAGGTggatctttctttccttttcaatACCCTTTGCTGCAGAAACCAGGATCTCAGCCCTGCAAGACTCAGTCAGTCCTCTGCATAATGAAATGCCATCAGTGCAGCAACAAATTCAAGCGTTATTGAAAAAAACTGAGGACACTGTGCTGTGAGCAGCCAGACTTAAAGGCCCGCTTCTTTAAAGTGGTGCTGCAATATCCTACCGTTAACACCCCCACGCTGATGACTGGCTTACTAGACGAGGACATCCGCTCCCCCTCCAACAGTAAGGGTAATGCCACCCAATAGACACCAAGGACATGGTAAGGATCCTGCCAGCCAGAGTCTCCATTTCACATTACTAACTTTTGTTGGAGCAAGTAGACATCCCTGTCATATACAGCACAACCACCTGTTCCACGGCCCCATAACTTGGCTATGAACAACCTGTTTACCCTGAGGAGTAGGGACCAAACAACCGCCCCCTTGATCCCACCTACACCAGGCCGTCCATGCCAGCCACTACTCCTGGCAGGCCTAGGGATCTTTATAGACATCACAAAGACCGAGCGATTAGTACCATGGGTCACTGACTGAAACAGCTCCTCTGCCTCCATAGTGTAACATAGGCCTGACC from Xenopus tropicalis strain Nigerian chromosome 8, UCB_Xtro_10.0, whole genome shotgun sequence encodes:
- the usp12b gene encoding ubiquitin specific peptidase 12b, with product MDVLMTVRKIASICTMGTNASTLEKEIGPEQFPVNEHYFGLVNFGNTCYCNSVLQALYFCRPFREKVLAYKVQPRKKESLLTCLADLFNSIATQKKKVGVIPPKKFISRLRKENELFDNYMQQDAHEFLNYLLNTIADLLLEERKQEKQNGKLQNGTLEAPEPEKSDLTWVHEIFQGTLTNETRCLNCEAVSSKDEDFLDLSVDVEQNTSITHCLRGFSNTETLCSEYKYYCEQCRSKQEAQKRMRVKKLPMILALHLKRFKYMDQLHRYTKLSYRVVFPLELRLFNTSGDATNPDRMYDLVAVVVHCGSGPNRGHYITIVKSHGFWLLFDDDIVEKIDAQAIEEFYGLTSDISKNSESGYILFYQSRD